One region of Raphanus sativus cultivar WK10039 unplaced genomic scaffold, ASM80110v3 Scaffold2428, whole genome shotgun sequence genomic DNA includes:
- the LOC108852658 gene encoding remorin isoform X3 — MLMRRHQTSRGETGEVGSSTREKKVPARRSVSFKEDKKKSSSWLQKQFMRQMSDQGYDPISEMDHAAAVAATAYAITTFEETWLESYHSGLENGTSLSRSKSRREASPFEEPRSLSRRFSGQLSLKELELNGDHTRRSGESREKHGRQRKPVSEPPKQPPARTRSERRAPPPPPPLLSPSPLRLPSRESKRQSSSQTSRKDDSTADAWEKAELAKIKARYEKLNRKIDLWEGKKRDKARRKLDKSEQSEQEQKRKRGLQRFREDMEYIEQIAAGARAQAEKQRENEELQVKEKAGIVRSTGKIPGKTCFCF; from the exons ATGTTgat GAGGAGGCATCAAACTTCCCGGGGGGAAACTGGTGAGGTTGGTAGCTCCACTAGAGAGAAGAAAGTGCCAGCAAGGAGGTCTGTTTCATTCAAAGAAG ATAAGAAGAAGTCTTCAAGCTGGTTACAAAAGCAGTTCATGAGGCAAATGAGCGACCAGGGCTATGACCCGATCAGCGAGATGGACCACGCAGCTGCAGTTGCAGCCACTGCTTATGCCATAACCACTTTTGAAGAAACTTGGCTAGAGAGTTATCAT agtggCCTCGAAAATGGAACTTCCTTGTCAAGGAGCAAGAGTAGAAGAGAAGCATCGCCTTTTGAAGAACCGAGAAGCTTATCAAGAAGATTCTCAG GACAACTTTCACTTAAGGAACTAGAGTTAAATGGAGATCACACCAGACGAAGTGGAGAGTCAAGGGAGAAACATGGAAGACAAAGGAAACCAGTTTCTGAACCGCCAAAACAACCACCGGCCAGGACACGATCAGAACGTCGtgctccaccaccacctcctcctcttctATCGCCTTCACCTCTCCGGCTTCCGTCTAGGGAAAGCAAAAGGCAGAGTTCAAGCCAAACTAGTCGAAAAGATGATTCTACAGCTGATGCTTGGGAAAAAGCTGAACTAGCCAAGATCAAAGCAAG GTACGAGAAGTTAAACAGAAAGATTGATCTGTGGGAAGGTAAGAAGAGGGACAAAGCTAGAAGGAAGCTGGACAAATCTGAG CAGAGCGAACAAgaacagaagaggaagagaggttTGCAGAGGTTTAGAGAAGACATGGAATACATCGAACAGATTGCTGCCGGGGCTAGAGCTCAGGCagagaaacaaagagaga
- the LOC108852658 gene encoding remorin isoform X1 has product MDSLIKQTRRRHQTSRGETGEVGSSTREKKVPARRSVSFKEDKKKSSSWLQKQFMRQMSDQGYDPISEMDHAAAVAATAYAITTFEETWLESYHSGLENGTSLSRSKSRREASPFEEPRSLSRRFSGQLSLKELELNGDHTRRSGESREKHGRQRKPVSEPPKQPPARTRSERRAPPPPPPLLSPSPLRLPSRESKRQSSSQTSRKDDSTADAWEKAELAKIKARYEKLNRKIDLWEGKKRDKARRKLDKSEQSEQEQKRKRGLQRFREDMEYIEQIAAGARAQAEKQRENEELQVKEKAGIVRSTGKIPGKTCFCF; this is encoded by the exons ATGGATAGCTTGATCAAACAAACAAG GAGGAGGCATCAAACTTCCCGGGGGGAAACTGGTGAGGTTGGTAGCTCCACTAGAGAGAAGAAAGTGCCAGCAAGGAGGTCTGTTTCATTCAAAGAAG ATAAGAAGAAGTCTTCAAGCTGGTTACAAAAGCAGTTCATGAGGCAAATGAGCGACCAGGGCTATGACCCGATCAGCGAGATGGACCACGCAGCTGCAGTTGCAGCCACTGCTTATGCCATAACCACTTTTGAAGAAACTTGGCTAGAGAGTTATCAT agtggCCTCGAAAATGGAACTTCCTTGTCAAGGAGCAAGAGTAGAAGAGAAGCATCGCCTTTTGAAGAACCGAGAAGCTTATCAAGAAGATTCTCAG GACAACTTTCACTTAAGGAACTAGAGTTAAATGGAGATCACACCAGACGAAGTGGAGAGTCAAGGGAGAAACATGGAAGACAAAGGAAACCAGTTTCTGAACCGCCAAAACAACCACCGGCCAGGACACGATCAGAACGTCGtgctccaccaccacctcctcctcttctATCGCCTTCACCTCTCCGGCTTCCGTCTAGGGAAAGCAAAAGGCAGAGTTCAAGCCAAACTAGTCGAAAAGATGATTCTACAGCTGATGCTTGGGAAAAAGCTGAACTAGCCAAGATCAAAGCAAG GTACGAGAAGTTAAACAGAAAGATTGATCTGTGGGAAGGTAAGAAGAGGGACAAAGCTAGAAGGAAGCTGGACAAATCTGAG CAGAGCGAACAAgaacagaagaggaagagaggttTGCAGAGGTTTAGAGAAGACATGGAATACATCGAACAGATTGCTGCCGGGGCTAGAGCTCAGGCagagaaacaaagagaga
- the LOC108852658 gene encoding remorin isoform X2 codes for MDSLIKQTRRRHQTSRGETGEVGSSTREKKVPARRSVSFKEDKKKSSSWLQKQFMRQMSDQGYDPISEMDHAAAVAATAYAITTFEETWLESYHSGLENGTSLSRSKSRREASPFEEPRSLSRRFSGQLSLKELELNGDHTRRSGESREKHGRQRKPVSEPPKQPPARTRSERRAPPPPPPLLSPSPLRLPSRESKRQSSSQTSRKDDSTADAWEKAELAKIKARYEKLNRKIDLWEGKKRDKARRKLDKSESEQEQKRKRGLQRFREDMEYIEQIAAGARAQAEKQRENEELQVKEKAGIVRSTGKIPGKTCFCF; via the exons ATGGATAGCTTGATCAAACAAACAAG GAGGAGGCATCAAACTTCCCGGGGGGAAACTGGTGAGGTTGGTAGCTCCACTAGAGAGAAGAAAGTGCCAGCAAGGAGGTCTGTTTCATTCAAAGAAG ATAAGAAGAAGTCTTCAAGCTGGTTACAAAAGCAGTTCATGAGGCAAATGAGCGACCAGGGCTATGACCCGATCAGCGAGATGGACCACGCAGCTGCAGTTGCAGCCACTGCTTATGCCATAACCACTTTTGAAGAAACTTGGCTAGAGAGTTATCAT agtggCCTCGAAAATGGAACTTCCTTGTCAAGGAGCAAGAGTAGAAGAGAAGCATCGCCTTTTGAAGAACCGAGAAGCTTATCAAGAAGATTCTCAG GACAACTTTCACTTAAGGAACTAGAGTTAAATGGAGATCACACCAGACGAAGTGGAGAGTCAAGGGAGAAACATGGAAGACAAAGGAAACCAGTTTCTGAACCGCCAAAACAACCACCGGCCAGGACACGATCAGAACGTCGtgctccaccaccacctcctcctcttctATCGCCTTCACCTCTCCGGCTTCCGTCTAGGGAAAGCAAAAGGCAGAGTTCAAGCCAAACTAGTCGAAAAGATGATTCTACAGCTGATGCTTGGGAAAAAGCTGAACTAGCCAAGATCAAAGCAAG GTACGAGAAGTTAAACAGAAAGATTGATCTGTGGGAAGGTAAGAAGAGGGACAAAGCTAGAAGGAAGCTGGACAAATCTGAG AGCGAACAAgaacagaagaggaagagaggttTGCAGAGGTTTAGAGAAGACATGGAATACATCGAACAGATTGCTGCCGGGGCTAGAGCTCAGGCagagaaacaaagagaga